In Peromyscus eremicus chromosome 15, PerEre_H2_v1, whole genome shotgun sequence, a genomic segment contains:
- the Pogk gene encoding pogo transposable element with KRAB domain isoform X2 has protein sequence MRMNYETVLSLEFPFPKPDLISRLEREEEYPNFDEWRLQGVTFAENEESDFTTPHWASPVNATTYFPQPQHFSSFWHLTRDITELPDWSEGYPFYMALGFPGYDLSADDLASRFQFSRGMRRSYDAGFKLMVVEYAESTNNCQAAKQFGVLEKNVRDWRKVKPQLQNAHAMRRAFRGPKNGRFALVDQRVAEYVRYMQAKGDPITREAMQLKALEIAQEMNIPEKGFKASLGWCRRMMRRYDLSLRHKVPVPQHLAEDLTEKLFTYQQSVLTLRRTHDYEVAQMGNADETPICLEVPSRVTVDNQGEKPVLVKTPGREKLKITAMLGVLADGRKLPPYIILRGTYIPPGKFPSGMEIRCHRYGWMTEDLMQDWLEVVWRRRTGAVPRQRGMLILNGFRCHATDSVKSSMESMNTDMVIIPGGLTSQLQVLDMVVYKPLNDSVRAQYSNWLLAGNLALSPTGNAKKPPLGLFLEWVMVAWNSISSESIVQGFRKCHISSNLEEEDDVLWEIDSDLTREAPKDCDAETVAEGN, from the coding sequence AAAATGAAGAATCCGACTTTACGACTCCACATTGGGCAAGCCCAGTGAATGCCACCACCTATTTCCCTCAACCTCAGCACTTCAGCAGCTTTTGGCATCTGACTCGAGACATCACTGAACTGCCTGACTGGAGTGAGGGGTACCCCTTCTACATGGCCCTGGGCTTCCCAGGGTATGACCTCTCAGCTGATGATTTAGCTAGCCGGTTTCAGTTCAGCCGGGGCATGCGCCGCAGTTACGATGCAGGGTTCAAGTTGATGGTGGTAGAGTATGCTGAGAGTACTAACAACTGTCAGGCTGCCAAGCAGTTTGGAGTGTTAGAAAAAAACGTTCGAGACTGGCGAAAAGTGAAGCCACAGCTCCAAAATGCCCATGCCATGCGGCGGGCATTCCGAGGCCCCAAGAATGGGAGGTTTGCTCTGGTGGACCAGCGTGTGGCCGAGTATGTCAGATACATGCAGGCCAAAGGGGATCCCATCACCAGGGAGGCAATGCAGTTGAAAGCTCTTGAAATTGCCCAGGAAATGAACATTCCAGAGAAAGGGTTCAAGGCAAGTCTGGGCTGGTGTAGAAGAATGATGAGAAGGTATGACCTATCTCTGAGGCATAAAGTGCCGGTTCCCCAGCACCTGGCCGAGGACCTGACTGAGAAGCTCTTCACTTACCAGCAGAGTGTGCTGACTCTGCGCCGGACACATGACTACGAAGTGGCCCAGATGGGCAATGCGGATGAGACACCCATCTGCTTAGAAGTGCCCTCTAGAGTGACTGTTGACAACCAGGGTGAAAAGCCTGTCTTGGTTAAGACACCAGGTAGGGAGAAATTGAAGATCACAGCCATGCTGGGTGTCTTGGCTGATGGGAGGAAGTTACCCCCATACATCATTTTGAGGGGGACATACATCCCCCCTGGGAAGTTCCCCAGTGGCATGGAAATCCGCTGCCACCGATATGGGTGGATGACTGAGGACTTGATGCAAGACTGGTTAGAAGTTGTGTGGAGACGGAGAACTGGAGCTGTGCCCAGACAACGAGGAATGCTGATCCTGAATGGCTTCCGGTGTCATGCCACTGACTCCGTGAAGAGCTCCATGGAAAGCATGAATACAGACATGGTGATCATCCCAGGGGGCCTGACCTCCCAGCTGCAGGTGCTGGACATGGTGGTCTACAAGCCTCTGAATGACAGTGTTCGGGCCCAGTATTCCAACTGGCTTCTGGCGGGGAACTTGGCACTGAGCCCCACTGGAAATGCTAAGAAGCCACCCCTGGGCCTCTTCCTGGAGTGGGTCATGGTTGCATGGAACAGCATCTCAAGTGAATCAATTGTCCAGGGGTTCAGAAAGTGCCACATCTCcagcaacttagaggaggaagATGACGTCCTGTGGGAAATTGATAGCGACTTGACCAGAGAAGCACCGAAAGACTGTGACGCTGAAACTGTGGCTGAGGGTAACTGA
- the Tada1 gene encoding transcriptional adapter 1: MATFVSELEAAKKNLSEALGDNVKQYWANLKLWFKQKISKEEFDLEAHRLLTQDNVHSHNDFLLAILTRCQILVSTPEGAGSLPWTGGSAAKPGKPKGKKKLSSVRQKFDHRFQPQNPLSGAQQFVAKDPQDDEDLKLCSHTMMLPTRGQLEGRMIVTAYEHGLDNVTEEAVSAVVYAVENHLKDILTSVVSRRKAYRVRDGHFKYAFGSNVTPQPYLKNSVVAYNNLVEGPPAFPAPCASQNPASQPHPDDAEQQAAFLLACSGDTLPAALPPVNMYDLFEALQVHREVIPTHTVYALNIERIIMKLWHPNHEELQQDKVHRQRLAGKEGLLLC, encoded by the exons ATGGCGACCTTTGTGAGCGAGCTGGAGGCGGCCAAGAAGAACTTGAGCGAGGCGCTGGGGGACAACGTGAAACA ATACTGGGCCAACTTAAAGCTGTGGTTCAAGCAGAAGATCAGCAAAGAAGAGTTCGACCTGGAAGCCCACAGACTCCTCACACAGGACAATG TTCATTCTCACAATGATTTCCTCCTGGCCATCCTCACACGTTGTCAGATTTTGGTTTCTACACCAG AAGGTGCTGGATCTTTGCCCTGGACGGGGGGCTCTGCAGCCAAGCCTGGAAAACCCAAGGGCAAGAAAAAGCTGTCTTCTGTTCGTCAGAAATTTGAT CATAGATTCCAGCCTCAGAACCCCCTCTCTGGAGCTCAGCAGTTTGTGGCAAAGGATCCCCAGGATGATGAGGATTTGAAACTCTGTTCCCACACAATGATGCTTCCCACACGGGGTCAGCTTGAGGGGAGAATGATCGTAACTGCCTATGAGCATGGGCTGGACAATGTCACCGAGGAAGCGGTCTCTGCTGTTGTCTATGCTGTGGAG aatcACCTCAAAGATATACTGACCTCAGTTGTGTCGAGAAGGAAAGCTTACCGGGTACGAGATGGCCATTTTAAATACGCCTTTGGTAGTAACGTGACCCCACAACCGTACCTGAAGAATAGTGTGGTGGCTTACAACAACCTGGTTGAAGG ccctccagccttccctgctCCCTGTGCCAGTCAGAATCCAGCTTCTCAGCCACACCCTGATGATGCTGAACAGCAGGCCGCCTTCCTGTTGGCATGCTCTGGGGACACTCTACCTGCAGCTTTGCCTCCGGTGAACATGTATGACCTTTTTGAAGCTCTGCAG GTACACAGGGAAGTCATTCCTACACATACTGTGTATGCCCTTAACATTGAAAGGATCATCATGAAACTTTGGCACCCTAATCATGAAGAGCTACAACAAGACAAAGTCCACCGCCAGCGCCTGGCAGGGAAAGAAGGACTTTTGCTCTGCTGA